A stretch of the Haloplanus aerogenes genome encodes the following:
- a CDS encoding MFS transporter — translation MLGTDRRVVALGLARMADALGNSFLIIVLPLYIASGQVSLTGLVGANLFGFVVGKEFLIGVVLSLFGFLNSFGQPFTGRLSDRVGRRKVFVLFGLCLFGIGSAAYPFLTGYWWIVVARALQGIGAAFTVPATVALVNDFARSNSERGSNFGVFNTFRLVGFGFGPIVAGAVIRFGPYATPAGRLSGFDAAFGIAVLGAVVSFALVTVLVSDPPSLDAESGETLSVAVLDRRGSTLLDSVFVLGVGTFFMATTIALFATLEGPIRARLDEGTFLFSVQFAAVVIANVVLQVPVGRASDTYGRRPFLLAGFVVLVPAVFAQGALTDPYLMLGARLLQGVAVAFVFAPALALAGDLAGEGQSGTTLSVLTMAFGLGVAVGPLASGFLYNVGQFSTPFTFGTILSLAALVLVYTQVEESLRSEGDAEAGVEADATG, via the coding sequence ATGCTAGGCACAGACAGACGTGTCGTGGCACTCGGCCTCGCCCGGATGGCCGACGCGCTCGGTAACTCCTTTCTTATCATCGTCCTCCCACTGTACATCGCCAGCGGACAGGTGTCGCTGACCGGCCTCGTCGGCGCGAACCTGTTCGGTTTCGTCGTCGGCAAGGAGTTTCTCATCGGGGTCGTGCTCTCCCTGTTCGGCTTTCTGAACAGTTTCGGCCAGCCGTTCACCGGCCGACTGTCGGACCGGGTCGGTCGGCGCAAGGTGTTCGTCCTGTTCGGCCTGTGTCTGTTCGGTATCGGGAGCGCGGCGTACCCGTTCCTGACCGGCTACTGGTGGATCGTCGTCGCCCGCGCGCTTCAGGGAATCGGCGCGGCCTTCACCGTCCCGGCGACGGTGGCGCTCGTCAACGACTTCGCTCGCTCGAACAGCGAGCGCGGGAGCAACTTCGGCGTGTTCAACACGTTCAGGCTCGTCGGCTTCGGCTTCGGCCCCATCGTCGCCGGCGCGGTCATCCGGTTCGGGCCCTACGCCACGCCGGCCGGCCGCCTCTCCGGCTTCGACGCTGCGTTCGGCATCGCCGTTCTCGGCGCCGTCGTGAGTTTCGCGCTGGTGACCGTGCTGGTGTCCGACCCGCCGTCGCTCGACGCCGAGTCGGGCGAGACGCTCTCCGTCGCCGTGCTTGATCGGCGGGGGTCGACGCTCCTCGATTCGGTGTTCGTCCTCGGTGTCGGCACCTTCTTCATGGCGACGACCATCGCGCTGTTCGCGACGCTCGAAGGCCCGATCCGGGCGCGACTCGACGAGGGAACCTTCCTGTTCAGCGTCCAGTTCGCCGCCGTCGTCATCGCGAACGTCGTCCTGCAGGTGCCGGTGGGGCGAGCCAGCGACACGTACGGCCGACGGCCCTTCCTGCTCGCCGGATTCGTCGTTCTCGTGCCCGCCGTCTTCGCACAGGGCGCCCTCACTGACCCGTATCTCATGCTGGGGGCGCGCCTCCTGCAGGGCGTCGCCGTCGCGTTCGTCTTCGCACCGGCACTCGCCCTCGCCGGTGACCTCGCCGGCGAGGGGCAGTCCGGCACCACGCTCTCCGTCCTGACGATGGCGTTCGGCCTCGGCGTCGCCGTCGGCCCGCTCGCCTCGGGCTTTCTCTACAACGTCGGACAGTTCAGCACCCCCTTCACCTTCGGAACGATCCTGTCGCTCGCGGCGCTGGTACTCGTCTACACGCAGGTCGAGGAGTCGCTGCGCAGCGAGGGTGACGCCGAAGCCGGGGTGGAGGCCGACGCCACCGGATGA
- a CDS encoding archaea-specific SMC-related protein: protein MRWQLSIENVAGIRSGDATLEPGVNAVRASNWQGKSSFLASIETVFGTATPLTEGQETGRVRLETDDETYTVELERTDGTVSRSGSPYLTTEYDRVRAAQFAFLGEDNDVRRAVRNGDDLEAVLTRPLDFENIDEQIAALRTEREQIERELERAEEAADRLPQLQQRVTDLEAELDSLREARADLETEAADTDARQELSELRAKRDREEDRIERLETTAERIRETLAEKRSELDALTVPSDTDAEAELETVHDDLRDIERDLELLRAVYEANKRVLDEDRVELLTDVSHEMLSDSVACWLCGEQTSCDDIEAQLAALDQRITELRDRAEARRELVSELEATRDEIRTARRRESDLTDRIADLESRLAETEESLDAARETRADLESRIDDLAADVGTAQDRRTDLESEIKYLEAELADARDELETVESRADKRSMLEDEYDTVSEELTDLRNRKDDVKRQVRESFTAALEDLLDRFDTGFETARLTGTFDLVVARGGREAQIDALSEGERELLGLVAALAGHEAFDVSDRVPVLLLDGLGGLASDNLRVLVEYLRDRAPYLVLTAYPEHDWFEGHELSPAEWDVVSHGADTSAAQ, encoded by the coding sequence ATGCGCTGGCAACTCTCAATCGAGAACGTCGCCGGGATCAGATCGGGGGACGCCACCCTCGAACCCGGCGTCAACGCCGTCCGCGCGAGCAACTGGCAGGGCAAATCCAGCTTTCTCGCCAGCATCGAAACCGTGTTCGGCACGGCGACGCCGCTGACCGAGGGGCAGGAAACCGGTCGCGTCCGGTTGGAGACGGACGACGAGACGTACACGGTCGAACTCGAACGGACCGACGGGACGGTGTCGCGTTCGGGCTCCCCGTATCTGACGACCGAGTACGACCGGGTCCGCGCGGCACAGTTCGCGTTTCTGGGCGAGGACAACGACGTTCGGCGAGCGGTGCGGAACGGCGACGATCTGGAGGCGGTACTGACCCGACCGCTCGATTTCGAGAACATCGACGAACAGATCGCGGCGTTACGCACCGAACGCGAGCAGATCGAACGGGAACTGGAGCGGGCCGAGGAGGCGGCGGATCGCCTCCCTCAGCTCCAGCAGCGGGTGACGGATCTCGAAGCCGAACTCGACTCGTTGCGGGAGGCGCGCGCCGACCTCGAGACGGAGGCTGCCGACACCGACGCTCGGCAGGAACTGAGCGAACTGCGAGCCAAGCGAGATCGGGAGGAAGACCGGATCGAGCGGCTCGAAACGACGGCCGAGCGGATTCGCGAGACGCTCGCGGAGAAACGGTCCGAACTCGACGCGCTCACCGTGCCGTCGGACACCGACGCCGAGGCGGAACTCGAAACCGTCCACGACGACCTCCGCGACATCGAACGGGATCTGGAACTACTGCGCGCGGTTTACGAGGCGAACAAGCGCGTCCTCGACGAGGATCGCGTCGAGTTGCTGACGGACGTCTCCCACGAGATGCTCTCGGACTCCGTCGCCTGCTGGCTCTGCGGGGAGCAGACCTCCTGCGACGACATCGAGGCGCAACTGGCGGCGCTCGACCAGCGGATCACCGAGTTGCGTGACCGCGCGGAGGCCCGTCGCGAACTCGTATCGGAGCTGGAGGCGACACGGGACGAGATTCGGACCGCCCGGCGCCGCGAGTCGGATCTGACCGACCGAATCGCCGACCTCGAATCGCGTCTCGCCGAGACCGAGGAGAGCCTCGACGCCGCCCGCGAGACCCGGGCCGACCTCGAGTCCCGTATCGACGACCTCGCCGCCGACGTCGGCACGGCACAGGACCGACGGACCGATCTGGAGAGCGAGATCAAGTACCTCGAAGCGGAGCTGGCGGACGCGCGTGACGAACTCGAGACGGTGGAAAGCCGGGCCGACAAGCGCTCGATGCTGGAGGACGAGTACGACACCGTGAGCGAGGAACTCACCGACCTCCGGAACCGGAAAGACGACGTGAAACGGCAGGTTCGGGAATCGTTCACCGCCGCGCTCGAAGACCTTCTCGACCGGTTCGATACGGGCTTCGAGACGGCTCGGCTCACGGGCACGTTCGATCTCGTCGTCGCCCGCGGGGGCCGGGAAGCTCAGATCGACGCGCTCAGCGAAGGGGAACGGGAACTTCTCGGTCTCGTGGCCGCGCTCGCCGGCCACGAGGCGTTCGACGTGAGCGACCGAGTGCCCGTCCTGTTGCTCGACGGCCTCGGTGGCCTCGCGAGCGACAATCTCCGTGTCCTGGTCGAGTATCTGCGCGACCGTGCCCCGTATCTCGTCCTCACCGCGTACCCCGAACACGACTGGTTCGAAGGCCACGAACTGTCGCCGGCGGAGTGGGATGTCGTCTCCCACGGCGCCGACACCAGCGCAGCCCAGTAA
- the rdfA gene encoding rod-determining factor RdfA — protein MGCKVDTLIERYGLTVPDPDYDSVDEFLVTRWTGDDGRSADGYKSLTEWFNKRLLRRIYERHSRDTVSLHLEREYEVITGDETIERDELAADLATDGLDVAEIDEQLISWSTMRHHLKGCLDAEKEPDTATTDWQLNTVTMAKERTAEKARSVLSSLDSTGRLPGAERADVEVQVKLSCPDCSVRVPFENAVERGFVCEAHTQSDTETVPERLRNDLSVVALPFGLTETVQTLFLDQPYLVETIACSVL, from the coding sequence ATGGGATGCAAGGTCGACACCCTCATCGAGCGCTACGGGTTGACCGTCCCCGATCCGGACTACGACTCGGTCGACGAGTTTCTGGTGACACGCTGGACCGGCGACGACGGTCGCTCCGCCGACGGGTACAAGTCGCTCACCGAGTGGTTCAACAAGCGTCTGTTGCGGCGCATCTACGAGCGTCACAGTCGCGACACGGTGAGCCTCCATCTCGAACGTGAGTACGAAGTGATCACCGGCGACGAGACGATCGAGCGCGACGAACTGGCGGCCGACCTCGCCACGGACGGCCTCGACGTCGCGGAGATCGACGAGCAGTTGATCTCGTGGAGCACGATGCGACACCACCTCAAAGGGTGTCTGGACGCGGAGAAAGAGCCCGACACGGCCACGACGGACTGGCAACTGAACACCGTCACGATGGCCAAGGAACGAACGGCGGAGAAGGCTCGGTCGGTGCTCTCGTCGCTCGATTCGACGGGTCGACTGCCCGGCGCGGAGCGGGCGGATGTCGAGGTACAGGTCAAACTGAGCTGTCCGGACTGCTCCGTGCGCGTCCCGTTCGAGAACGCGGTGGAACGCGGCTTCGTCTGTGAGGCTCACACGCAGTCGGACACCGAGACGGTTCCGGAGCGACTTCGCAACGACCTGTCCGTCGTCGCGCTCCCGTTCGGCCTCACCGAGACGGTCCAGACGCTCTTTCTCGACCAGCCGTATCTCGTCGAAACCATCGCGTGCTCCGTCCTCTGA
- the rqcH gene encoding ribosome rescue protein RqcH, whose amino-acid sequence MDAKRELTSVDLAALVTELNRYEGAKVDKAYLYDDDLLRFRMRDFDRGRVELLIEVGDVKRAHVADPDHVADAPGRPPNFAMMLRNRLSGADFAGVEQYEFDRILVFEFEREDANTRIVAELFGQGNVAVLDESGEVIRSLETVRLKSRTVAPGSQYGFPESRLHPLNVGYDAFVRRMEESDTDVVRTLATQLNFGGLYGEEICSRAGVDKALDIADADDEAYRALYDAIGRLAERLREGDFDPRIYLEDDRVVDVTPFPLHEREGLDEEAYDSFNAAVDDYFYRFEREPEEEKTGTERPDFEAEIAKQERIIEQQEGAIEGFEEEAEAERERAEALYANYDLVDEIISTVRDAREAGHGWDAIEETLAEGAERGIPAAEAVVDMNPKEGMVTIDLDGTRVPVDPSMGVEKNADRRYQEAKRVEEKKEGALAAIENTREELEAAKRRREEWEAGDEGEGEDEDESEEPRDVDWLSMSSVPIKQPEHWYEDFRWFHTSDGFLVVGGRNADENEALVKKYMEGNDRFFHAQAHGGPVTVLKATGPSEKARDVDFPQSSLDEAAQFAVAYSSVWKDGRFAGDAYMVEPDQVSKTPESGEYIEKGGFVIRGDRTYFRDVSASVAVGIQCEPETRVIGGPPSAVEPQAAASLRLEPGKFAQNDAAKMCYRKFKERFADDSFVRKIASPDRIQEFLPPGGSDIVDE is encoded by the coding sequence ATGGACGCGAAGCGGGAACTGACGAGCGTCGACCTCGCCGCTCTCGTCACCGAATTGAACCGGTACGAGGGCGCGAAAGTCGACAAGGCCTACCTCTACGACGACGACCTCTTGCGATTCCGTATGCGGGATTTCGACCGCGGCCGCGTCGAACTGCTGATCGAGGTGGGCGACGTGAAACGCGCACACGTCGCCGACCCGGACCACGTCGCGGACGCGCCGGGGCGCCCCCCCAACTTCGCGATGATGCTCCGGAATCGGCTCAGCGGCGCCGACTTCGCCGGCGTCGAACAGTACGAGTTCGACCGCATCCTCGTCTTCGAGTTCGAACGCGAGGACGCGAACACGCGCATCGTCGCGGAACTGTTCGGACAGGGGAACGTCGCGGTACTGGACGAAAGTGGGGAAGTGATCCGAAGCCTGGAGACCGTGCGGCTGAAATCGCGGACGGTCGCCCCGGGGTCGCAGTACGGCTTCCCCGAGTCACGGCTCCATCCCCTGAACGTCGGCTACGACGCCTTCGTCCGCCGGATGGAGGAGTCGGACACGGACGTGGTTCGCACACTCGCCACCCAACTCAACTTCGGTGGTCTCTACGGCGAGGAGATCTGTTCCCGCGCCGGCGTGGACAAGGCCCTCGACATCGCGGACGCCGACGACGAGGCGTATCGGGCGCTCTACGACGCCATCGGCCGACTGGCCGAGCGGCTCCGCGAGGGCGACTTCGATCCGCGCATCTATCTCGAAGACGACCGCGTCGTCGACGTGACGCCGTTCCCCCTGCACGAGCGGGAAGGATTGGACGAGGAGGCGTACGACTCCTTCAACGCCGCCGTCGACGACTACTTCTACCGCTTCGAACGCGAACCCGAGGAGGAGAAGACGGGAACGGAGCGCCCCGACTTCGAGGCGGAGATCGCCAAACAGGAGCGCATCATCGAACAGCAAGAGGGGGCGATAGAAGGGTTCGAGGAGGAAGCCGAGGCGGAACGGGAACGCGCCGAGGCGCTCTACGCCAACTACGACCTGGTCGACGAAATCATCTCGACGGTCCGGGACGCCCGCGAGGCGGGACACGGCTGGGACGCTATCGAGGAGACGTTGGCCGAGGGCGCCGAGCGTGGCATTCCGGCGGCCGAGGCGGTCGTCGATATGAACCCCAAGGAGGGGATGGTGACCATCGACCTCGACGGGACGCGCGTCCCGGTCGACCCGTCGATGGGCGTCGAGAAGAACGCGGACCGGCGCTATCAGGAGGCGAAACGCGTCGAGGAGAAGAAAGAGGGGGCGCTGGCAGCCATCGAGAACACCCGCGAGGAGCTGGAGGCGGCCAAGCGCCGGCGCGAGGAGTGGGAGGCCGGCGACGAGGGCGAGGGCGAGGACGAAGACGAATCCGAGGAGCCACGCGACGTGGACTGGCTCTCGATGTCGTCGGTGCCGATCAAACAGCCCGAACACTGGTACGAGGACTTCCGATGGTTCCACACGAGCGATGGCTTCCTCGTCGTCGGCGGGCGCAATGCCGACGAGAACGAGGCGCTGGTCAAGAAGTACATGGAGGGCAACGACCGCTTCTTCCACGCGCAGGCTCACGGCGGCCCAGTGACGGTGCTGAAGGCGACGGGGCCGAGCGAGAAGGCACGGGACGTGGACTTTCCGCAGTCGTCGCTGGACGAAGCGGCGCAGTTCGCCGTCGCCTACTCCTCGGTGTGGAAGGACGGCCGGTTCGCGGGCGACGCGTACATGGTCGAACCGGATCAGGTGTCGAAGACGCCCGAGAGCGGCGAGTACATCGAGAAAGGCGGGTTCGTCATCCGCGGCGACCGAACCTACTTCCGCGACGTGAGCGCGAGCGTCGCGGTGGGAATCCAGTGTGAACCCGAGACGCGCGTGATCGGTGGCCCACCCTCGGCCGTCGAACCGCAGGCGGCCGCGTCGCTCCGACTCGAACCCGGCAAGTTCGCGCAGAACGACGCCGCGAAGATGTGTTACCGCAAGTTCAAAGAGCGCTTCGCGGACGACTCGTTCGTCCGAAAGATCGCCAGCCCCGACAGGATTCAGGAGTTCCTGCCGCCGGGCGGAAGCGACATCGTCGACGAGTAG
- a CDS encoding DUF4013 domain-containing protein, with the protein MISESLSYLRTSDDWVKTVVIGGLLTLLGFLVVPTILVAGYLVRVLRATMHGDETPPRFDDWGDLAGDGVRAFVIAVVYGLVPAVLIGVTAAFAGLAAGPGPRSGLIVGGVAFVGGLLALVVGLLAAYIIPAALANYAEQGSVRAGFAVGDLRPILTSGTYATAWVMGFAVVFVAAVVTALLNVVPLLGTVVGAFVSFYAITAAYYIVGHAWGDLRGLDLHDDEGEMGAERPAV; encoded by the coding sequence ATGATTTCCGAATCCCTCAGCTACCTGCGAACGAGCGACGACTGGGTGAAGACGGTCGTAATCGGCGGCCTTCTCACACTCCTCGGCTTCCTCGTAGTGCCGACGATCCTAGTCGCGGGCTATCTGGTCCGCGTCCTCCGGGCGACGATGCACGGCGACGAGACGCCGCCGCGATTCGACGACTGGGGCGACCTCGCGGGCGACGGCGTCCGCGCGTTCGTCATCGCGGTCGTGTACGGACTGGTACCCGCCGTTCTGATCGGCGTGACGGCCGCGTTCGCGGGACTCGCCGCGGGACCCGGTCCCCGGAGCGGGCTGATCGTCGGCGGCGTGGCGTTCGTGGGCGGCCTCCTCGCCCTCGTGGTTGGCCTGCTGGCGGCGTACATCATCCCTGCCGCGCTCGCCAACTACGCCGAACAGGGATCGGTGCGGGCCGGCTTCGCGGTCGGTGACCTGCGCCCCATCCTCACCTCGGGCACGTACGCGACGGCGTGGGTGATGGGCTTCGCCGTCGTCTTCGTGGCCGCCGTCGTCACCGCCCTCCTCAACGTGGTGCCCCTGCTCGGCACCGTCGTCGGAGCGTTCGTGAGCTTCTACGCCATCACCGCAGCGTACTACATCGTCGGGCACGCGTGGGGTGACCTCCGGGGACTCGACCTCCACGACGACGAGGGTGAGATGGGCGCGGAGCGGCCGGCAGTCTGA
- a CDS encoding mRNA surveillance protein pelota, with translation MRIQSRGRGEEGRTRLTVVPENVDDLWHLSYVLEPGDNVEGDTSRRIQRDDDQMRDTGGEREHIHVTLEVEDVEFARFANRLRVGGVIVGASREDQLGHHHTLNVEEHDEITIEKYFKPDQMERIEEAEAAAENPDVAIATVEEGEAHVHTVAQYGTEEYASFTRPTGKGEYARPRDELFQELGDALGHLDPDAVILAGPGFTKQDALDHLEEEHPDIAKKTTTVDTSGVGDRGVHEVLKRGALEDVQTETRIAREAELIDELTEEMATGEKATYGPEAVAEAAEYGAVETLLVLDDRLREERQGAGEWDVDADDIITSVERQGGDVVVFSGEFEPGQRLKNLGGIAALLRYRLE, from the coding sequence ATGCGAATCCAGAGCCGTGGTCGCGGCGAGGAGGGGCGCACGCGGCTGACCGTCGTCCCCGAGAACGTCGACGACCTCTGGCACCTATCATACGTTCTGGAACCCGGCGACAACGTGGAGGGTGACACCAGCCGCCGCATCCAGCGCGACGACGACCAGATGCGCGACACCGGCGGCGAACGCGAACACATCCACGTCACGCTGGAGGTGGAGGACGTGGAGTTCGCCCGCTTCGCCAACCGCCTGCGCGTCGGCGGCGTCATCGTCGGCGCGTCCCGCGAGGACCAGTTGGGCCACCACCACACCCTCAACGTCGAGGAACACGACGAGATCACCATCGAGAAATACTTCAAACCCGATCAGATGGAGCGTATCGAGGAGGCCGAGGCCGCGGCCGAGAACCCCGATGTCGCCATCGCGACGGTCGAAGAGGGCGAGGCGCACGTCCACACCGTCGCCCAGTACGGCACCGAGGAGTACGCCTCCTTCACGCGCCCGACGGGGAAAGGCGAGTACGCCCGGCCACGGGACGAACTCTTTCAGGAACTGGGCGACGCGCTCGGCCACCTCGACCCCGACGCGGTGATTCTGGCGGGGCCGGGCTTCACGAAACAGGATGCACTGGACCATCTGGAGGAGGAACACCCGGACATCGCGAAGAAGACGACGACGGTCGACACCTCGGGCGTCGGCGACCGTGGCGTCCACGAGGTGCTCAAACGCGGCGCTCTCGAAGACGTGCAGACCGAGACGCGCATCGCACGCGAGGCGGAACTCATCGACGAGTTGACCGAGGAGATGGCGACGGGCGAGAAGGCGACGTACGGTCCGGAGGCGGTGGCGGAAGCGGCGGAGTACGGCGCCGTCGAGACCCTCCTCGTCCTCGACGACCGGTTGCGCGAGGAGCGTCAAGGCGCCGGCGAGTGGGACGTGGACGCCGACGACATCATCACGTCCGTCGAGCGTCAGGGCGGCGACGTGGTCGTCTTCTCCGGCGAGTTCGAACCCGGACAGCGCCTGAAGAATCTGGGTGGCATCGCCGCGCTGTTGCGGTACCGACTGGAGTAA
- a CDS encoding ornithine cyclodeaminase family protein, giving the protein MTETLFLTSGDVAGLATPAEYVDAVREGYRQRGAGAPAEPRTALYNDDPPGLFTSYAAVLPDTGVMGGYMYSAGFGETDAWFVTPLFNADSGEPLAIVDGASMNPFKTGAAGAVGVDALARPDASAVGVFGSGAQARGQLRAIAAVRDVETVWVYSPTKSSRESFAGEMDRRLDASVAAVSSSAAAVEGADIVVTATDSPEPVFDGDLLEPGTHVTAMGQYHPKKRELDATAVARSTYVIDLRGRLDQDAGAYMQALDEGAIDADHCHAELGEVVAGVAEGRTDPDEITVFDSGGTGIETTAAAAMLYEKAIEEGLGQALDFAPASDALTGRDYSSD; this is encoded by the coding sequence ATGACCGAGACGCTGTTTTTGACGAGTGGTGACGTCGCGGGGCTGGCGACCCCCGCGGAGTACGTCGACGCCGTCCGGGAGGGCTACCGTCAGCGCGGTGCGGGCGCGCCTGCCGAACCCCGGACCGCCCTCTACAACGACGACCCGCCGGGCCTCTTTACCTCCTACGCCGCTGTCCTCCCCGACACCGGAGTGATGGGCGGGTACATGTACTCGGCCGGCTTTGGCGAGACGGATGCGTGGTTCGTCACGCCGCTGTTCAACGCCGACTCGGGCGAACCCCTCGCCATCGTCGACGGCGCGAGCATGAACCCGTTCAAGACGGGCGCGGCGGGTGCCGTCGGCGTCGACGCCCTCGCCCGTCCCGACGCCTCGGCCGTCGGCGTCTTCGGATCGGGCGCGCAGGCCCGCGGCCAACTCCGTGCCATCGCGGCCGTCCGCGACGTGGAGACGGTGTGGGTGTACTCGCCCACCAAATCGAGCCGCGAGTCCTTCGCCGGCGAGATGGACCGCCGCCTCGACGCCAGTGTCGCTGCCGTCTCCTCCAGCGCCGCCGCCGTCGAGGGGGCCGACATCGTGGTTACCGCCACCGACTCGCCCGAACCGGTGTTCGACGGCGACCTGCTCGAACCCGGCACCCACGTCACCGCGATGGGGCAGTACCACCCCAAGAAACGCGAACTCGACGCGACGGCAGTCGCGCGGTCGACATACGTGATCGACCTGCGTGGCCGCCTCGACCAGGACGCCGGGGCGTACATGCAGGCCCTCGACGAGGGCGCCATCGACGCGGATCACTGCCACGCCGAACTCGGGGAGGTGGTCGCCGGGGTCGCCGAGGGCCGAACCGACCCTGACGAGATCACCGTCTTCGACAGCGGCGGTACGGGTATCGAGACGACGGCGGCGGCCGCGATGCTCTACGAGAAAGCTATCGAGGAAGGACTCGGGCAGGCGCTCGATTTCGCCCCCGCCAGCGACGCGCTGACGGGGCGGGACTATAGTAGCGATTGA
- a CDS encoding MFS transporter, whose translation MNGNDRSIVGLVMLAHGMVHTFELSIPIFVSIWLAEFDVLRVAGMEVAVTQATLGLLVTAGYALFGLGALPGGIVVDRVGSRRLIAACLFGMSGAFLLLGTAPNLLVVALALLLWGTAASVYHPAGLTLISKGVSDRGTGFAYHGVAGNLGIGLGPLLTTILLIVFDWTTVALVLAVPAVVAGLYALRAEFDETAAVDGVERGSTSSRPTADDEVATDGGGAKAGSGVDSLSELATASKQLFVGAFAVVFVIVMANGLYYRGVLTFLPNLLSGLPGFEPIALSTLVPGLDGGRTLNPERYFYAGLLLVGVAGQYVGGKLTDRMPPEYGIAAVFAVLAVLALAFLPVAAMGIGPLLVLGALFGVTLFTAQPLYQAAVADYTPAGRRGLSYGYTYLGTFGVGALGGALAGAILTYADAGVLFATLAGLAVVASTCAFALVRRGRRDATEA comes from the coding sequence ATGAACGGAAACGACCGGTCGATCGTCGGGCTCGTAATGTTGGCCCATGGGATGGTCCACACGTTCGAGCTGTCGATCCCTATTTTCGTCTCTATCTGGCTGGCGGAGTTCGACGTACTCCGGGTTGCGGGGATGGAAGTGGCGGTCACGCAGGCGACGCTGGGCCTGCTCGTCACCGCGGGCTACGCGCTGTTCGGTCTCGGTGCGCTCCCCGGCGGCATCGTCGTCGACCGGGTGGGGTCACGGCGCCTCATCGCCGCCTGTCTGTTCGGGATGAGTGGTGCCTTCCTCCTGCTCGGCACTGCGCCGAACCTCCTCGTGGTCGCACTCGCGCTCCTCCTCTGGGGCACGGCGGCCAGCGTCTACCATCCCGCGGGGCTGACGCTCATCAGCAAGGGCGTCAGCGACCGAGGGACAGGATTCGCCTACCACGGCGTCGCGGGCAACCTCGGCATCGGACTGGGGCCACTCCTCACGACGATCCTTCTCATCGTCTTCGACTGGACGACCGTGGCACTCGTCCTCGCCGTGCCCGCCGTCGTCGCCGGCCTGTACGCCCTCCGTGCGGAGTTCGACGAGACGGCCGCCGTCGACGGCGTGGAACGTGGTTCCACGAGCAGTCGGCCAACGGCCGACGACGAGGTTGCCACCGACGGCGGCGGCGCGAAGGCGGGGAGCGGCGTCGATTCGCTCTCCGAACTCGCCACGGCGTCGAAACAGCTGTTCGTCGGCGCCTTCGCCGTCGTCTTCGTCATCGTCATGGCCAACGGCCTCTACTACCGCGGGGTGTTGACGTTCCTCCCGAACCTGCTCTCGGGACTGCCCGGCTTCGAACCTATCGCGCTGTCGACGCTCGTACCCGGCCTCGACGGCGGCCGGACGCTCAACCCCGAGCGCTACTTCTACGCCGGCCTGTTGCTCGTCGGCGTCGCCGGCCAGTACGTCGGCGGCAAACTCACCGACCGGATGCCGCCGGAGTACGGCATCGCCGCCGTCTTCGCCGTCCTCGCCGTCCTCGCACTCGCGTTCCTCCCCGTTGCCGCGATGGGGATCGGCCCACTGCTCGTTCTCGGGGCGCTGTTCGGCGTGACGCTCTTTACCGCCCAGCCGCTGTACCAGGCGGCCGTCGCGGACTACACGCCCGCGGGACGACGGGGGCTCTCCTACGGCTACACGTATCTGGGTACCTTCGGCGTCGGCGCCCTCGGCGGCGCCCTTGCAGGCGCCATCCTCACCTACGCCGACGCTGGCGTCCTCTTCGCCACGCTCGCCGGCCTCGCCGTCGTCGCGTCGACGTGCGCGTTCGCGCTGGTTCGCCGCGGCCGCCGCGACGCTACCGAAGCTTGA
- a CDS encoding DUF3054 domain-containing protein, with protein sequence MANAVAAFFDRRLDGRTAPLAIGDLLVVAVLFSGGTIHHNGISFVASNPGYLAVTIAPFLIGWVIAAPLLGAYSPGAAESAKAAVPLALRSWILADAIALGIRATPFVHGGVQLSFVAISLGVGLLGLALWRTLFFKLR encoded by the coding sequence ATGGCCAACGCAGTCGCTGCCTTCTTCGACCGTCGTCTCGACGGCCGGACGGCGCCGCTGGCGATCGGTGATCTGCTCGTCGTCGCCGTCCTGTTCAGTGGAGGGACGATCCACCACAACGGCATCAGTTTCGTCGCGTCGAACCCCGGCTATCTCGCGGTTACGATCGCTCCCTTCCTGATCGGGTGGGTGATCGCCGCCCCACTGCTCGGCGCCTACTCGCCGGGGGCGGCGGAGTCGGCGAAAGCCGCGGTGCCGCTGGCGCTCCGGTCGTGGATTCTGGCCGACGCCATCGCGCTGGGGATTCGAGCCACGCCGTTCGTCCACGGCGGCGTGCAGTTGTCCTTCGTCGCCATCTCGCTCGGCGTCGGCCTCCTCGGCCTCGCCCTCTGGCGCACGCTCTTTTTCAAGCTTCGGTAG